From a single Synergistota bacterium genomic region:
- the nuoE gene encoding NADH-quinone oxidoreductase subunit NuoE: protein MVKLSKEKLEKVEKILNRFPKGQSSLIGALHSIQLEIGYLPEEVQKLVAEKLGIPESTVYGVVTFYNFFRREPVGKYIITVCEGTACHVRGAPEIVKELEKVLGIKVGHTTPDGMFTLDIARCFGCCGLAPVLMVNEDIHGRVTPESVRNIISKYGG from the coding sequence ATGGTAAAATTATCAAAGGAAAAGCTTGAAAAAGTTGAAAAGATTTTAAATCGCTTTCCTAAGGGACAGTCTTCGCTTATAGGTGCTCTTCACTCTATTCAGCTAGAGATCGGTTATCTTCCAGAGGAGGTTCAAAAGCTTGTGGCGGAGAAGCTTGGAATTCCGGAGAGTACTGTTTATGGTGTTGTGACCTTTTATAACTTTTTCAGAAGAGAGCCTGTTGGAAAATACATAATAACCGTATGTGAAGGTACGGCATGCCATGTTAGAGGAGCTCCAGAAATAGTCAAGGAGCTTGAGAAGGTTTTGGGTATAAAGGTAGGACATACAACACCTGATGGTATGTTCACGCTAGATATAGCTAGATGTTTTGGTTGCTGCGGATTGGCTCCAGTACTTATGGTTAATGAGGATATACATGGTAGGGTTACTCCTGAGAGTGTGAGAAATATAATTTCTAAATATGGTGGATAA
- a CDS encoding PHP domain-containing protein: MKWFKAELHIHTVLSACADWEMTPRNIILKAKEVGVEVLAITDHNSAKNVGACIRAGQRENILVIPGIEVQTQEEVHLVSLFPTEEMVLSFEEWLKEYIPNLINNEEIFGVQVVVDEEDNVIEIDKRLLQISARVSIEDVVQKTRELRGIAYPAHVNREFCGIIPVLGFVPQDFPFKILEIGHSTDISSFLSEHPEFSEHVIIVSSDAHFLDSIGKGRTLVCLDRLDPYNLIEAIQDKRRVKIW; the protein is encoded by the coding sequence ATGAAATGGTTTAAAGCAGAGCTTCATATACATACCGTGCTTTCAGCTTGTGCTGACTGGGAGATGACTCCCAGGAATATTATCCTTAAAGCGAAAGAGGTTGGGGTTGAAGTTTTAGCCATAACGGATCATAATAGTGCTAAGAATGTCGGAGCATGCATTAGAGCTGGTCAAAGGGAAAATATCTTGGTCATACCAGGTATAGAAGTGCAGACGCAAGAGGAGGTACATCTTGTCTCCCTTTTCCCAACAGAGGAAATGGTTCTGAGCTTTGAGGAATGGCTTAAAGAATATATACCTAACTTAATAAACAATGAGGAGATATTTGGAGTTCAAGTGGTTGTGGATGAGGAGGATAATGTTATTGAAATAGATAAGAGGTTGCTTCAGATTTCTGCTAGGGTTTCTATTGAGGATGTTGTTCAAAAGACAAGGGAGTTAAGAGGTATAGCTTATCCAGCTCATGTTAATCGTGAGTTCTGTGGGATAATCCCCGTGTTGGGTTTTGTTCCTCAGGATTTCCCCTTCAAGATATTAGAAATAGGTCACTCCACGGATATTTCTTCATTTCTCTCGGAGCATCCAGAGTTCAGCGAGCACGTTATTATAGTTTCTTCTGATGCTCATTTTTTAGATTCTATTGGAAAAGGGAGAACCCTTGTTTGTCTGGACAGGCTTGATCCCTACAATTTGATTGAAGCGATTCAAGATAAAAGGAGGGTTAAAATATGGTAA
- a CDS encoding DRTGG domain-containing protein, whose translation MKIREIVDILDCEVLTGELNMDEEVTYGYTSDLLSEVIGKAKADSVWVTIQSHLNVVAVAVLVGIKAIIICENKSVDPKVVEKAKQEGVAIIRTKENSFRTSGILFKAGLK comes from the coding sequence TTGAAGATAAGGGAGATAGTTGATATTTTGGATTGTGAGGTTTTGACTGGTGAGCTTAACATGGATGAAGAGGTGACTTACGGTTATACGAGCGATCTTTTAAGCGAAGTTATAGGCAAAGCTAAAGCAGACTCTGTGTGGGTAACTATACAAAGCCACTTGAATGTGGTTGCTGTAGCCGTCTTAGTAGGTATAAAGGCTATAATAATATGCGAGAATAAAAGTGTGGATCCTAAGGTTGTTGAGAAGGCAAAGCAAGAAGGTGTGGCTATCATAAGGACTAAGGAAAATTCCTTTAGAACCTCTGGAATCTTATTTAAGGCTGGATTAAAGTGA
- a CDS encoding CBS domain-containing protein, protein MSELDILNYLSEYKRIFSFMTADEIMKKDLITLTPENKLSEARVIMRDKRISGIPIVDGEGKLVGLVSTERIIRALEEGVINKKVGEYMTPLDKIIYLEPNDTFEKVVETFEKYKYGRYPVIDKKGKLVGLITKHDILRAILRRLHSIYIHDKRREAFLSKEVSILTGEEFIENRASFKYEINTSSIMEAGEGTTFLKKVLEKRNYPKPFIRRVSVGTYEAEVNVVIHAGGKGLILAFFDENSVVVLVRDWGPGIEDVDLAMKEGYTTAPDYIREFGFGAGMGLPNMRRVADRLIILSQVGKGTKVEMVFNIREGES, encoded by the coding sequence ATGAGCGAGCTTGACATTTTGAATTATTTAAGCGAATACAAAAGGATATTCAGCTTTATGACCGCTGATGAAATAATGAAGAAGGATTTGATAACTTTAACGCCTGAGAATAAGCTTTCGGAAGCGAGGGTGATTATGCGGGATAAAAGAATTTCGGGAATTCCTATCGTGGATGGTGAAGGTAAGCTTGTTGGTTTAGTTAGTACAGAAAGAATAATAAGAGCTCTTGAAGAGGGTGTGATAAATAAGAAAGTAGGAGAATATATGACACCTTTAGATAAGATAATCTATCTTGAGCCTAATGATACGTTTGAGAAAGTGGTGGAAACCTTTGAGAAATATAAGTATGGTAGATATCCTGTAATAGACAAGAAGGGGAAGCTTGTCGGTTTAATAACTAAACACGATATTTTGAGAGCTATTTTAAGACGTCTTCATTCAATATACATTCACGATAAAAGAAGAGAGGCTTTTTTAAGCAAAGAGGTGTCTATACTAACTGGAGAAGAGTTTATAGAAAATAGGGCTTCTTTCAAATATGAGATAAACACAAGTTCGATAATGGAAGCTGGTGAGGGAACAACTTTTTTAAAGAAGGTTTTAGAGAAAAGGAACTATCCTAAACCGTTCATTAGAAGAGTTAGTGTTGGAACTTATGAAGCTGAAGTAAATGTAGTTATTCATGCTGGTGGAAAGGGACTAATTCTTGCATTTTTTGATGAAAATAGCGTTGTAGTGTTAGTTAGGGATTGGGGACCTGGTATAGAAGATGTAGATCTAGCAATGAAAGAGGGTTATACAACAGCACCGGATTATATAAGGGAGTTCGGCTTTGGTGCAGGGATGGGCTTGCCTAACATGAGAAGAGTAGCTGATAGATTAATAATTCTATCTCAGGTAGGAAAGGGGACTAAAGTGGAAATGGTCTTTAATATTAGGGAGGGAGAGTCTTGA
- a CDS encoding ornithine cyclodeaminase family protein, with the protein MLVITRDDVRKVITMRDAIEAVKRGFALFSQSKAIIPLRVSIKLGDNATLFMPGATLEDKCAGVKVVSVCPFNPQRGLPLINAAVLIIDGETGVPQALIEGSTVTTIRTGAAGGAAAEALSNEDSKVALVIGAGVQGRIQIEALSEVRDIELVYVYDIDTLKAEIYAKEMTDKMRLKVMAVRDYESVIPEADVIITATTSNKPVLRGKYIKEGVHINAIGSYTPDMKELDIEVFKRASVVAVDSKEAVLEEAGEVIEALREAVLKKEDIVEIGEILAGVKAGRRSKEEITVFKTVGIAVEDVVVGKLIYERAKEKGVGIEIKDF; encoded by the coding sequence TTGCTAGTAATAACTAGGGATGATGTGAGAAAGGTTATAACAATGCGGGATGCTATTGAGGCTGTTAAAAGGGGATTTGCTCTTTTTTCTCAGAGCAAAGCTATTATTCCTTTGAGAGTTTCGATAAAATTGGGAGATAACGCGACTCTTTTTATGCCTGGAGCAACTCTCGAGGATAAATGTGCAGGGGTTAAAGTTGTATCTGTATGTCCTTTTAATCCTCAGAGAGGTTTGCCTTTGATAAATGCTGCTGTACTCATTATAGATGGTGAAACGGGGGTCCCTCAGGCCTTGATAGAAGGAAGTACCGTTACAACCATTAGAACGGGAGCAGCTGGTGGAGCTGCAGCTGAGGCTTTGTCTAATGAGGATTCGAAAGTTGCTCTTGTAATTGGAGCTGGTGTCCAGGGAAGAATTCAAATCGAGGCTTTATCTGAAGTTAGAGATATAGAGCTCGTTTACGTTTATGATATTGATACTTTAAAAGCAGAAATCTACGCTAAAGAAATGACTGATAAAATGCGTTTAAAAGTAATGGCTGTTAGAGATTATGAAAGCGTTATTCCTGAGGCCGATGTGATAATTACGGCCACTACGTCGAATAAACCAGTGTTAAGGGGAAAATATATTAAGGAAGGGGTTCATATTAATGCAATAGGTTCCTATACACCTGATATGAAAGAGCTAGATATTGAAGTTTTTAAGAGAGCATCGGTTGTAGCTGTAGACTCTAAAGAGGCGGTTCTTGAAGAGGCTGGAGAGGTAATAGAGGCTTTAAGAGAAGCCGTTTTGAAGAAAGAGGATATAGTTGAAATTGGGGAGATTTTAGCTGGAGTCAAGGCTGGTAGGAGGAGCAAAGAAGAAATAACTGTATTTAAAACCGTAGGTATAGCGGTTGAGGATGTGGTTGTTGGAAAGCTTATATATGAAAGAGCGAAGGAAAAGGGTGTTGGTATCGAAATTAAGGACTTTTAG
- a CDS encoding FAD-binding oxidoreductase, protein MEIADVVIIGGGIQGCSLAYHLAKKGCRSIVLLERSFLAFGGTGRSAGGVRHQFGTEINCILAKYNIEAFKRLSYELEYPKGIEFEQGGYLWIAYTEKQFRQLEENVKLQNKLGISSKMLSKEDIKKLFPCLNVEGIIGGSFCDQDGHINPFHATLAYAEAAKRLGVKLYTYTGVWGIKLSGSKVEGVYTEKGFISTPVIVNCAGPWGKEIASWVGIDVPLYPERHQILVTEPVDRVLNSFVLCLDDGSYWKQTPNGNFVLGIGNPNEVKGFNMKSSWAFLEEAAKKVVRKMPLLSGIRVIRQWAGIYDITPDSQAILGPTLIEGFYLNLGWSGHGLQFAPSIGRAMAELILGEKPFIDITPFFLERFDKGKLIPEPVCI, encoded by the coding sequence ATGGAAATAGCTGATGTCGTTATAATAGGGGGAGGAATCCAGGGCTGTTCTTTAGCTTATCATTTAGCTAAAAAGGGATGTAGAAGTATAGTTTTATTAGAGCGGAGCTTTTTAGCTTTTGGAGGGACTGGAAGGTCAGCGGGTGGGGTAAGGCACCAGTTTGGAACGGAAATAAATTGTATATTAGCTAAGTATAATATTGAGGCTTTTAAGAGGCTTTCTTATGAGCTTGAATATCCTAAAGGGATAGAATTTGAGCAAGGTGGTTATCTTTGGATAGCTTATACTGAAAAGCAGTTCAGGCAGCTTGAAGAAAACGTTAAGCTTCAAAATAAACTTGGTATTTCATCTAAAATGCTTTCTAAGGAGGACATTAAAAAGCTTTTCCCCTGCCTTAATGTAGAAGGTATAATTGGGGGAAGCTTTTGTGATCAGGATGGTCATATAAATCCGTTTCATGCTACCTTGGCTTATGCTGAGGCTGCTAAAAGGCTCGGCGTAAAATTATATACTTATACCGGAGTTTGGGGAATTAAGTTAAGTGGAAGTAAGGTTGAAGGAGTTTATACTGAAAAGGGTTTTATATCTACTCCTGTCATTGTTAACTGTGCAGGCCCTTGGGGTAAGGAGATAGCATCTTGGGTAGGTATTGATGTTCCACTATATCCCGAAAGGCACCAGATATTGGTTACTGAACCGGTGGATAGGGTCTTAAACAGCTTTGTACTTTGTTTAGATGACGGTTCTTACTGGAAACAAACTCCTAATGGTAACTTTGTGCTTGGTATTGGCAACCCAAACGAAGTTAAGGGGTTTAATATGAAATCCTCTTGGGCTTTTCTTGAGGAAGCTGCAAAAAAGGTGGTTAGGAAAATGCCGCTTTTATCAGGGATAAGAGTTATAAGGCAATGGGCTGGTATTTATGATATTACACCAGATTCTCAAGCGATATTAGGCCCCACCCTTATAGAGGGTTTTTATCTTAATCTTGGTTGGAGTGGACATGGCCTCCAATTTGCCCCATCGATAGGCAGAGCAATGGCTGAACTTATACTTGGGGAGAAGCCCTTTATAGATATTACTCCCTTCTTTTTAGAAAGGTTTGACAAGGGTAAGCTCATACCTGAGCCAGTTTGTATTTGA
- a CDS encoding MoaD/ThiS family protein gives MLKKYIPEVCYVEIDGSITVRELLAKLKIPEDLVAGVIVDGKVLDKSQEIKDGQEVALMAPIAGG, from the coding sequence TTGCTTAAAAAATATATTCCTGAAGTATGTTATGTGGAGATAGATGGTTCTATAACCGTTAGAGAGCTTCTTGCTAAACTTAAAATTCCCGAGGATTTAGTGGCAGGTGTAATAGTGGATGGTAAAGTATTAGATAAGTCTCAAGAGATTAAGGATGGTCAAGAAGTGGCTCTTATGGCTCCTATAGCTGGAGGGTAA
- a CDS encoding aldehyde ferredoxin oxidoreductase family protein, whose amino-acid sequence MVGGYMHKVLRINLSKREIKTEPLDLNMARKFLGGRGFASYILYRELKKGIDPLGPENKLVMASGPLAGLFNPCGSKITFAAKSPLTGIYGDSNMGGHLASELKYAGYDMVIFEGASKDPVYILIDDDNVEIRDASHLWGKGTIETEKSLKDELGEDFQIAVIGPAGENLVKVAIIRHDFGRESARTGVGAVMGSKKIKAIAVRGTKSIPVADFDRYFRIGKEMFKKLMSSPVFPEFQRYGTSMVVDWVNQIGAFPTKNFATGYHDNYKEMNGEAMRSRVVIHDKACGFCPIACGSYSCVEYKGKKYYVEGPEYETIGMIGGNCMMPSIYEVTYGNYVCDNLGLDTISTGGIIAFAMECYEKGIITKQDTGGLELKWGDIESFVKLAEMMAKREGIGNILAEGTKKAAEYFGKDSIKFAMQVKGMEISAYDSHLAPAMLLAYATCDIGAHHNRAWAITYDIEVGREKITRDKAERVVFLQHARPMFDALGVCRLTWVECGLDLEYYAKIYSAITGWETTLDELLKSAERVWNQNRLFAMREIPDFGRKYDYPPARWMEEPAVSGPTQGKFIPKEEVDKLLDFYYEVRGWDKNGRPTLEKIKELELEVIE is encoded by the coding sequence GTGGTAGGAGGTTACATGCATAAGGTTTTGCGGATTAATCTTTCAAAAAGGGAGATAAAAACCGAACCTCTTGATTTAAATATGGCGAGGAAGTTTCTTGGGGGAAGAGGTTTTGCCTCTTATATTCTTTATAGAGAACTTAAGAAGGGTATAGATCCATTGGGGCCAGAGAATAAGCTTGTTATGGCCTCTGGACCATTAGCGGGGCTTTTTAACCCTTGTGGAAGTAAAATTACCTTTGCTGCAAAATCTCCATTGACTGGAATTTATGGAGATAGCAATATGGGAGGGCATTTGGCTTCAGAGTTGAAATATGCAGGTTATGATATGGTTATATTTGAGGGGGCTTCGAAAGATCCTGTATATATACTTATAGATGATGATAATGTGGAAATAAGAGATGCCTCGCATCTATGGGGGAAGGGAACGATTGAAACGGAGAAAAGCTTGAAAGACGAGTTGGGCGAGGATTTTCAAATAGCTGTTATAGGTCCTGCTGGTGAAAACTTGGTTAAAGTGGCTATAATAAGGCATGACTTTGGCAGAGAATCTGCAAGAACAGGTGTTGGAGCTGTCATGGGTTCTAAAAAGATAAAGGCTATAGCTGTTCGTGGAACTAAGAGCATACCTGTTGCAGACTTTGATAGGTACTTTAGAATTGGCAAGGAAATGTTTAAGAAGTTAATGTCTAGCCCTGTATTTCCTGAGTTTCAGAGATATGGGACATCCATGGTTGTAGACTGGGTGAATCAAATAGGGGCTTTTCCTACGAAGAATTTTGCTACAGGTTATCATGATAACTATAAAGAGATGAATGGTGAAGCTATGAGAAGCAGAGTGGTAATTCATGACAAGGCTTGTGGCTTCTGTCCAATAGCTTGTGGTAGCTACTCTTGTGTTGAATATAAGGGCAAAAAATATTACGTAGAGGGACCAGAGTATGAAACTATCGGTATGATTGGTGGGAATTGTATGATGCCCTCCATATATGAAGTAACTTATGGAAATTATGTATGCGACAATCTTGGCTTAGATACTATTTCTACGGGTGGAATAATAGCTTTTGCAATGGAGTGTTATGAGAAGGGCATAATAACTAAACAAGATACGGGAGGATTAGAATTGAAATGGGGAGATATAGAAAGTTTTGTAAAACTTGCTGAAATGATGGCTAAAAGGGAAGGCATAGGGAATATTCTCGCTGAAGGAACTAAGAAAGCGGCTGAGTATTTTGGGAAAGACTCAATAAAGTTTGCTATGCAGGTGAAAGGTATGGAGATAAGCGCTTATGATTCTCATCTGGCACCGGCTATGCTTCTTGCTTACGCCACGTGTGATATAGGAGCGCATCATAACAGGGCTTGGGCTATAACTTATGATATTGAGGTTGGAAGGGAGAAGATAACAAGGGATAAAGCTGAGAGGGTTGTTTTCCTTCAGCATGCCAGACCTATGTTTGACGCCCTTGGAGTGTGTAGGTTAACATGGGTGGAGTGCGGCTTAGATTTAGAGTATTATGCTAAGATTTATAGTGCCATAACAGGTTGGGAAACCACTTTAGATGAGCTGCTTAAGTCTGCTGAGAGAGTTTGGAACCAGAACAGGCTCTTTGCGATGAGAGAAATTCCAGATTTTGGAAGGAAATATGATTATCCACCCGCAAGATGGATGGAAGAACCAGCGGTAAGTGGTCCTACGCAAGGAAAGTTTATTCCGAAGGAAGAAGTGGATAAGCTCCTTGACTTTTATTATGAAGTCAGGGGTTGGGATAAAAACGGCAGGCCGACTTTAGAAAAAATAAAAGAATTAGAGTTGGAGGTGATAGAGTGA
- a CDS encoding 4Fe-4S dicluster domain-containing protein — protein sequence MARHLAAKSGLCSGCKVCQLVCALSHFKESNPKKGAILIKSNLPEPGFKVVTCTQCGVCASVCPVEAIYQEGEVYKIDREKCIGCYACVSACPEEIMIKHPAESAPIKCDLCGECIEYCGLNVLYVAQS from the coding sequence ATGGCGAGGCATCTAGCGGCAAAATCTGGTTTATGTAGCGGATGCAAGGTATGCCAGTTAGTGTGTGCTTTATCTCATTTTAAGGAGAGCAATCCAAAAAAGGGGGCTATTCTTATTAAATCTAATTTACCTGAGCCAGGCTTTAAAGTAGTAACTTGTACTCAATGTGGTGTATGTGCAAGCGTATGTCCAGTAGAGGCTATATATCAAGAAGGAGAAGTTTATAAAATTGATAGAGAGAAGTGTATCGGTTGTTATGCTTGTGTTAGTGCTTGTCCGGAGGAAATAATGATAAAGCATCCTGCGGAGAGTGCTCCTATAAAATGTGATCTCTGCGGAGAGTGTATCGAATATTGTGGGCTTAACGTTCTTTATGTAGCTCAGAGTTAA
- a CDS encoding AI-2E family transporter, producing MNKTLIRLFILYALLVMLLAFVFPFVFGTFLTAIAIVMILEPLSVFLSRKLRLSQAISNGVTLLLFFLSLTLLLIFLIPSLVRETATFYEMAARFFEKKEWEELLPPTLAVRLSQLFSLFEPRLLKLLESIISTVTRVTPQLLTFLFYVILGSVYLMYNFKQLRKGIPYLFPKSCRKEASLFLRDVYIQLRQYIFSISIVALFVGVSLGLLLWYLGSKYIILLSFWGFVTNYIPIVGVFLELIPLFLMTFSLGLKASIILGIGVFIIHISAFLIFLRLMGGYIRINPVAIIFLIMLFSSALDILGALIAVPCGIVFRVFWIRFLSPVLNLK from the coding sequence TTGAATAAAACGCTGATCAGACTCTTCATTCTTTACGCTTTGTTGGTTATGCTCCTGGCTTTTGTATTTCCATTTGTATTTGGTACGTTTTTGACTGCTATTGCTATAGTTATGATTCTTGAACCGCTCTCGGTTTTTTTAAGTAGAAAACTTAGGTTAAGTCAAGCCATATCAAACGGTGTTACTCTTCTTCTATTTTTTTTATCTTTAACTTTACTTCTTATTTTCTTGATACCATCGCTTGTGAGAGAAACCGCAACTTTCTATGAGATGGCTGCAAGGTTTTTTGAAAAGAAGGAATGGGAGGAACTTCTTCCTCCTACTTTGGCAGTTAGGTTAAGTCAGCTTTTTAGCCTATTTGAACCAAGATTGCTCAAGCTTCTTGAAAGCATTATTTCCACGGTTACGAGAGTGACTCCTCAACTTTTGACCTTCTTATTTTATGTGATTTTAGGTTCTGTATACTTGATGTATAACTTTAAACAGCTTAGAAAGGGAATACCCTATCTTTTTCCAAAAAGCTGTCGTAAGGAAGCCTCTTTATTCTTAAGGGATGTATATATTCAGTTGAGACAGTATATATTCTCTATTTCCATAGTTGCATTGTTCGTCGGAGTTTCTTTGGGATTACTTCTATGGTATTTAGGATCAAAGTACATTATTCTTCTTAGTTTTTGGGGATTTGTAACAAACTACATTCCTATTGTAGGGGTATTTTTGGAGCTTATTCCTTTATTTTTGATGACCTTTTCCTTGGGATTAAAGGCAAGCATAATTTTGGGAATAGGGGTGTTTATAATACATATTTCGGCTTTTCTCATATTTCTTAGACTAATGGGAGGATATATAAGGATAAATCCGGTTGCGATAATTTTCCTCATAATGCTATTTAGTTCGGCTCTTGATATCCTTGGAGCTTTAATAGCGGTTCCTTGCGGTATAGTTTTCAGAGTCTTCTGGATAAGGTTCCTCTCACCTGTACTAAACTTAAAGTAA
- the tsaB gene encoding tRNA (adenosine(37)-N6)-threonylcarbamoyltransferase complex dimerization subunit type 1 TsaB codes for MLILAIDTSCFRGGVGVFEEGIPIFYLPFPEERKHIIYLPIYIQRVLEESRKRLEDIDLIAVALGPGSFTGVRVGLAVAKSMSYALSKPIKGVPSLDALASNFKGETVLPTIKVRKNQYVGALFKGGIPPEKLSDIILGTMEAFKKDGILFLDESWNNYTFLMLKGVALLAKFLFEKNGSDDPFIISPIYIKGGQPC; via the coding sequence ATGCTTATTTTGGCGATAGACACCTCTTGCTTTAGAGGAGGAGTTGGAGTATTTGAAGAGGGAATTCCTATCTTTTATCTTCCTTTCCCAGAGGAAAGAAAGCATATTATCTATCTTCCTATTTATATTCAAAGGGTTTTGGAGGAGTCTAGGAAAAGGCTTGAAGATATAGATCTGATAGCCGTGGCATTAGGTCCTGGCTCATTTACTGGCGTGAGAGTCGGTTTAGCTGTGGCTAAAAGTATGTCTTATGCTTTGTCTAAGCCCATTAAAGGAGTTCCGTCTTTGGACGCCCTTGCCTCTAACTTTAAAGGAGAAACGGTACTTCCAACGATAAAGGTGAGGAAAAATCAGTATGTGGGAGCGCTATTTAAGGGAGGGATTCCGCCAGAAAAGCTTTCAGATATAATTTTAGGAACTATGGAAGCTTTTAAAAAGGATGGGATACTTTTTTTAGATGAATCGTGGAATAATTATACGTTCTTAATGTTGAAGGGTGTTGCTCTATTAGCAAAATTTTTATTTGAAAAGAATGGTAGTGACGATCCTTTTATTATATCCCCTATATACATTAAAGGGGGTCAGCCATGTTGA
- the tsaE gene encoding tRNA (adenosine(37)-N6)-threonylcarbamoyltransferase complex ATPase subunit type 1 TsaE, which yields MKILTFSEKETERVGKLIASCLQGEEVIFLIGGLGVGKTVLARGIAEGAGVERRLRSSSFVLVSHYKGRKFNIYHVDLYRLEKRELPDIGLDEFLGEGVIIVEWADRLGDLLKPSISIKLDIIKGNDRIIEICGEEKISECIREEIKKDAYFGDRHLLL from the coding sequence ATGAAAATCCTCACTTTTTCTGAAAAAGAAACTGAAAGAGTTGGAAAATTGATAGCCTCTTGCCTGCAAGGTGAAGAGGTTATTTTTCTTATTGGTGGTCTTGGAGTTGGTAAAACTGTTTTAGCGAGGGGAATAGCTGAAGGGGCTGGTGTTGAAAGGAGGCTCAGAAGCTCAAGTTTTGTTTTGGTGAGCCATTATAAGGGTAGGAAATTTAATATTTATCATGTTGATCTTTATAGATTGGAAAAAAGAGAGCTACCGGATATCGGCTTAGATGAATTTTTAGGAGAGGGAGTGATAATAGTAGAGTGGGCTGATAGATTAGGAGATCTGTTGAAACCCTCTATATCTATAAAGTTAGATATTATTAAGGGTAACGATAGAATAATTGAAATCTGTGGGGAAGAGAAAATATCAGAGTGCATAAGAGAGGAGATTAAAAAAGATGCTTATTTTGGCGATAGACACCTCTTGCTTTAG